In Actinoplanes sp. NBC_00393, a single genomic region encodes these proteins:
- a CDS encoding complex I subunit 4 family protein, which translates to MSYESFSTTGTVWPGILLAVLLVPALGAAVVALMPRRGDDRSARVVATVFAAVTFLLTLTLGLPVGETEFGWFTYGPGGPALIPWLDLQFDWVPALGLSFHLGVDGISYPLVVLTGLLTLLCCAYTIKKVPDGGSGRSLAALLLVLEVGILGTFLALDLILFFVFFEIVLLPMYAVIAGWGGPNRRAAARKFVLYTLAGSVLLLLGVVTVVADAGTGDLMELTGASPLGRTTQAIAFTLLLLAFAVKAPLWPLHSWLPDAHTEAPTVGSVILAGVLLKMGTYGLIRVGLGVAPDAAEAAGPILGLFAVLAIIFGSLICLRQFELKRLIAYSSVGHMGFVLLGIATFTEAGIQAALIGNIAHGLITGLLFFLVGTIKDRAGTGSLNQLSGLRESAPRLAGLLGFAAIASLGLPGLAGFWGEAFAVVAAVQVGGPYWLTLAAIAAVGGALTAAYFLRLLRQVTHGPATPEVRALRPSITGSEWFAWAPLIALTLAVGLAPALVLANTSAPILGILAGTP; encoded by the coding sequence ATGAGTTACGAATCCTTCAGCACCACCGGCACGGTCTGGCCGGGGATCCTCCTCGCGGTGCTCCTGGTTCCGGCTCTCGGTGCTGCCGTCGTCGCCCTGATGCCGCGACGTGGCGACGACCGTTCGGCCCGTGTGGTGGCGACGGTGTTCGCCGCAGTCACCTTCCTACTCACGCTGACCCTGGGCCTGCCGGTCGGGGAGACCGAGTTCGGCTGGTTCACCTACGGTCCGGGCGGGCCGGCGCTGATCCCGTGGCTCGATCTGCAGTTCGACTGGGTGCCGGCGCTCGGGCTCTCCTTCCACCTCGGGGTGGACGGGATCTCGTACCCGTTGGTGGTGTTGACCGGGCTGCTCACGCTGCTCTGCTGCGCGTACACGATCAAGAAAGTGCCGGACGGCGGCTCCGGCCGGAGCCTGGCCGCGTTGCTGCTGGTCCTCGAGGTCGGCATCCTCGGCACCTTCCTGGCCCTGGACCTGATCCTGTTCTTCGTCTTCTTCGAGATCGTCCTGCTGCCGATGTACGCCGTGATCGCCGGCTGGGGCGGCCCGAACCGGCGCGCGGCGGCCCGCAAATTCGTCCTCTACACCCTCGCCGGCTCAGTCCTGCTGCTGCTCGGCGTGGTCACCGTGGTCGCCGACGCGGGCACCGGCGACCTGATGGAGCTGACCGGCGCCAGCCCGCTCGGCCGGACCACCCAGGCGATCGCGTTCACCCTGCTGCTGCTGGCCTTCGCGGTGAAGGCGCCGCTCTGGCCGCTGCACAGCTGGCTCCCGGACGCGCACACCGAGGCGCCCACGGTCGGCTCGGTGATCCTGGCCGGCGTGCTGCTCAAAATGGGCACCTACGGCCTGATCCGGGTCGGGCTCGGCGTGGCCCCGGACGCCGCCGAAGCGGCCGGCCCGATCCTCGGCCTGTTCGCCGTCCTCGCGATCATCTTCGGCTCGCTGATCTGCCTGCGTCAGTTCGAACTGAAACGCCTGATCGCCTACTCCAGCGTCGGCCACATGGGTTTCGTCCTGCTCGGCATCGCCACCTTCACCGAGGCCGGCATCCAGGCCGCGCTGATCGGCAACATCGCGCACGGCCTGATCACCGGCCTGCTCTTCTTCCTGGTCGGCACGATCAAGGACCGGGCCGGCACCGGCTCGCTGAACCAACTGAGTGGCCTTCGCGAGTCCGCCCCACGCCTGGCCGGCCTGCTCGGCTTCGCCGCGATCGCCTCACTCGGCCTGCCCGGCTTGGCCGGCTTCTGGGGCGAGGCGTTCGCCGTCGTCGCCGCCGTCCAGGTCGGCGGGCCGTACTGGCTCACCCTGGCCGCCATCGCCGCCGTCGGCGGCGCGCTCACCGCGGCCTACTTCCTGCGCCTGCTGCGGCAGGTCACCCACGGTCCAGCCACCCCCGAGGTACGCGCATTGCGCCCCTCGATCACCGGCAGCGAGTGGTTCGCGTGGGCGCCGCTGATCGCGCTCACCCTGGCTGTCGGCCTGGCCCCGGCGCTGGTGCTGGCGAACACGTCCGCGCCGATCCTCGGAATCCTGGCAGGTACACCGTGA
- the htpX gene encoding zinc metalloprotease HtpX, with the protein MHSHHNGLKTAALLGLLTGLILAVGYWLGGSAGLIIAVLISLATNAVSYFYSDKIALRSMRAQPVSEAEFPELYQIVRELATEAGQPMPRLYVSPSMQPNAFATGRNPQHAAVAVTVGITRILTLRELRGVIGHELSHVYNRDILISSVAAGLAGIVTIFAQLAIFLPFGGSDDEDGPNPAAALMMLILGPLAASIIQLAISRNREFQADASGATLTGDPLALASALEKIHYGTQRAPLPADGQLTSTAHLMIANPFRGGGLSSMFATHPPMAERIRRLHQQASLTSPRVR; encoded by the coding sequence TTGCACAGCCACCACAATGGCCTGAAAACCGCCGCTCTACTGGGTCTGCTCACAGGCCTGATCCTGGCCGTGGGTTACTGGCTCGGTGGCAGCGCCGGCCTGATCATCGCCGTGCTCATCTCGCTGGCGACGAACGCCGTCAGCTACTTCTACTCCGACAAGATCGCGCTGCGGTCGATGCGCGCACAGCCGGTCAGCGAGGCCGAGTTCCCCGAGCTCTACCAGATCGTCCGCGAGCTGGCGACCGAGGCCGGGCAGCCGATGCCTCGCCTCTACGTCTCCCCGTCGATGCAGCCCAACGCTTTCGCGACGGGACGCAACCCGCAGCACGCCGCGGTCGCGGTGACCGTCGGAATCACCCGCATCCTCACCCTGCGTGAGCTGCGCGGTGTCATTGGCCACGAGCTCTCCCACGTCTACAACCGCGACATCCTGATCTCCAGTGTCGCGGCGGGCCTGGCCGGCATCGTCACGATCTTCGCCCAGCTGGCGATCTTCCTGCCGTTCGGCGGTTCGGATGACGAGGACGGCCCGAACCCGGCCGCCGCGCTGATGATGCTGATTCTCGGCCCGCTGGCCGCGTCCATCATTCAGCTGGCGATCAGCCGGAACCGTGAGTTCCAGGCGGACGCCTCCGGCGCCACGCTGACCGGCGATCCGCTCGCCCTGGCCAGTGCCTTGGAGAAGATCCATTACGGTACGCAGCGCGCGCCGCTGCCGGCCGACGGTCAATTGACCAGCACCGCCCACCTGATGATCGCCAACCCGTTCCGCGGCGGTGGCCTGTCGTCGATGTTCGCGACGCACCCGCCGATGGCGGAGCGGATCCGCCGCCTGCACCAGCAGGCCTCGCTGACCTCTCC
- a CDS encoding NADH-quinone oxidoreductase subunit N — MSSQSIDHAALLPLYAAAATALLAFLTDLFIARRPAVLAVTALGTLATAAGALLTGDRSGTFCLAGAEACSWVPTWPAAVTAVLFAGLTAGVLALSAPALRLGVAPAGEFCFLLACSMTGGVTVAYAGDLITLIVGLETLTLPLYVLVGLRRFAPGERVTTDAASASVTFFLISVVSTAIALLGAALTYASTGAVHLALLGTPPPTTAGAAPGAVAPGAVAPGVVAPGAVAPGVVAPGAVAPGAVAPDAVAPGAAAPGGLEALPGGAVPAGLEAIAAVGAALLVIGLAFKVAAVPLHAWAPATYDGAPVPVAAYLSTASKLGGILALAAIVSRLDTAIVVAVLAVLTMTVGNLVALRQTRMVRLLAWSSVAQAGYILAALALGAAGVVAALAYAAFFVVLELIAFGVVVALRPPTADGGELTDYRGAARRSPWLGAAMVLALAGLAGLPPGLAGLFAKLFVVEALVQENWTWLAGVVLINAVIALAYYVRVGALLYTAPAHADPVPAPTRPALPVPRPVAAALIGAVAVAVLLGFAPQLLFNSLT; from the coding sequence GTGAGCAGCCAGTCCATCGACCACGCCGCGCTGCTCCCGCTCTACGCCGCGGCGGCCACCGCGCTCCTCGCCTTCCTGACCGACCTGTTCATCGCCAGGCGCCCCGCCGTCCTAGCGGTCACCGCCCTGGGCACCCTCGCCACCGCAGCCGGCGCGCTGCTCACCGGCGACCGCTCCGGCACGTTCTGCCTGGCCGGCGCCGAGGCCTGTTCCTGGGTGCCGACTTGGCCGGCCGCAGTGACCGCAGTGCTCTTCGCCGGCCTGACCGCCGGCGTCCTGGCCCTCTCCGCGCCGGCCCTACGCCTGGGCGTCGCACCGGCCGGCGAGTTCTGCTTCTTGCTGGCCTGCTCCATGACCGGCGGCGTCACGGTCGCCTACGCGGGCGACCTGATCACCCTGATCGTCGGCCTGGAGACCCTGACCCTCCCGCTGTACGTACTGGTCGGCCTCCGCCGCTTCGCCCCCGGCGAGCGGGTCACCACCGACGCCGCCTCCGCCTCGGTCACGTTCTTCCTGATCAGCGTCGTCTCCACCGCGATCGCCCTGCTCGGCGCCGCCCTCACCTACGCCTCCACCGGAGCCGTCCACCTGGCCCTCCTCGGCACACCGCCCCCCACCACCGCCGGCGCCGCGCCGGGTGCCGTCGCGCCGGGTGCCGTCGCGCCGGGTGTCGTCGCGCCGGGTGCCGTCGCGCCGGGTGTCGTCGCGCCGGGTGCCGTCGCGCCGGGTGCCGTCGCGCCGGATGCCGTCGCGCCGGGTGCCGCCGCGCCCGGCGGGCTGGAAGCGCTCCCCGGTGGCGCTGTGCCCGCCGGGCTGGAAGCAATCGCCGCAGTCGGTGCGGCCCTGCTGGTGATCGGCCTGGCCTTCAAGGTCGCCGCGGTGCCGCTGCACGCCTGGGCCCCCGCCACCTACGACGGCGCCCCGGTCCCGGTAGCCGCCTACCTCTCCACCGCCTCCAAACTCGGCGGCATCCTGGCCCTGGCCGCCATCGTGTCCCGTCTGGACACCGCTATCGTCGTCGCCGTACTCGCCGTACTCACCATGACCGTCGGCAACCTGGTCGCCCTCCGCCAGACCCGGATGGTCCGTCTGCTCGCCTGGTCCTCGGTAGCCCAGGCCGGCTACATCCTGGCCGCCCTGGCCCTCGGCGCCGCCGGAGTGGTGGCCGCCCTCGCCTACGCCGCCTTCTTCGTAGTCCTCGAACTCATCGCCTTCGGCGTGGTAGTGGCGCTGCGCCCGCCCACAGCCGACGGCGGCGAACTGACCGACTACCGCGGCGCCGCCCGCCGCTCCCCGTGGCTGGGCGCCGCCATGGTGCTGGCCCTGGCCGGTCTGGCCGGCCTCCCCCCGGGCCTGGCCGGCCTGTTCGCCAAACTCTTCGTAGTCGAAGCCCTGGTCCAGGAGAACTGGACCTGGCTGGCCGGCGTAGTCCTGATCAACGCAGTGATCGCCCTGGCCTACTACGTCCGGGTAGGCGCCCTCCTCTACACCGCCCCCGCTCACGCGGACCCGGTCCCCGCACCCACCCGCCCCGCCCTACCGGTGCCCCGCCCCGTAGCCGCCGCCCTGATCGGCGCCGTAGCCGTCGCCGTCCTGCTCGGCTTCGCCCCCCAACTCCTCTTCAACAGCCTGACCTGA